A single Streptomyces sp. Edi2 DNA region contains:
- the rfbB gene encoding dTDP-glucose 4,6-dehydratase — translation MTTHLLVTGGAGFIGSRYVRALLGPDGPPDVVVTVLDALTYAGNPANLAVVRDHPRYRFVQGDICDLVLVDRVMADQDQVVHFAAESHVDRSLLDASAFVRTNVHGTQTLLDAARRHGVAPFVQVSTDEVYGSIEHGSWTEDEPLRPNSPYSASKASAELLALAHHVSHGLDVRVTRCSNNYGPHQFPEKLIPRFITLLMDGHRVPLYGDGLHVREWLHVDDHVRGIEAVRTRGRTGRVYNIGGGAALSNKELVGLLLEACGADWSSVEQVEDRKGHDRRYSVDSTRIQRELDFVPTTGLADGLAATVAWYRAHRSWWEPLLPAGSLPA, via the coding sequence ATGACCACACACCTGCTCGTCACCGGAGGGGCCGGTTTCATCGGTTCCCGCTATGTCCGCGCCCTGCTCGGCCCCGACGGGCCGCCCGATGTGGTGGTGACCGTCCTTGACGCCCTGACCTACGCGGGCAACCCCGCCAATCTGGCCGTCGTGCGCGATCACCCCCGGTACCGGTTCGTCCAAGGCGACATCTGCGACCTGGTCCTGGTCGACCGGGTGATGGCCGACCAGGACCAGGTCGTGCACTTCGCCGCCGAGTCCCATGTGGACCGCTCACTGCTCGACGCCTCCGCCTTTGTGCGTACCAATGTGCACGGCACCCAGACCCTGCTGGACGCGGCCCGGCGGCACGGGGTGGCGCCCTTCGTCCAGGTGTCCACCGACGAGGTCTACGGTTCCATCGAGCACGGCTCGTGGACCGAGGACGAACCACTGCGGCCCAACAGCCCCTACTCCGCGTCCAAGGCATCGGCCGAACTGCTCGCCCTGGCCCACCACGTCAGCCACGGCCTCGACGTGCGGGTGACCCGCTGCTCCAACAACTATGGTCCGCACCAGTTCCCGGAGAAGCTCATCCCCCGGTTCATCACCCTGTTGATGGACGGGCACCGGGTCCCGCTGTACGGGGACGGACTGCACGTGCGGGAATGGCTGCATGTCGACGACCACGTACGGGGCATCGAGGCGGTCCGCACCCGCGGCCGGACCGGTCGTGTGTACAACATCGGAGGGGGCGCCGCACTGAGCAACAAGGAGTTGGTGGGACTGCTGCTGGAGGCGTGCGGTGCCGACTGGAGCAGTGTGGAGCAGGTCGAGGACCGCAAGGGGCACGACCGGCGTTACTCGGTGGACTCCACCCGGATCCAACGGGAGCTGGACTTCGTGCCGACCACCGGCCTGGCCGACGGGCTGGCCGCCACCGTCGCCTGGTACCGCGCGCACCGCTCCTGGTGGGAACCACTGCTCCCGGCCGGCTCGCTGCCCGCCTGA
- the rfbD gene encoding dTDP-4-dehydrorhamnose reductase encodes MSPYPRPRWLVTGASGMLGRELTTLLVRRGAAVTALGRSALDLTNGAAVRSALAHHRPAVVVNCAAWTAVDAAESEPSRAMAVNGDGPRHLAQACRALGAVLLQLSTDYVFAGSAGRPYREDDPTGPRTVYGRTKRAGERAVLDILPEAGYVVRTAWLYGASGPNFVATMIRLEAGQEAVPVVDDQHGQPTWTADLADRLAALGSAALAGTAPAGIYHATNTGGATWYTLARETFRLLGADPDRVRPTTSLALARPATRPGYSVLDQPRWREAGLAPLRNWHTALAEAFPALCEAVGRPVPRLL; translated from the coding sequence ATGTCCCCGTACCCTCGCCCGCGTTGGCTCGTCACCGGTGCGTCCGGCATGCTGGGGCGCGAGCTCACCACCCTGCTGGTCCGTCGGGGAGCCGCGGTGACCGCGCTCGGCCGCAGCGCCCTGGACCTCACGAACGGCGCTGCCGTGCGGTCCGCCCTGGCGCACCACCGGCCGGCGGTGGTGGTCAATTGCGCGGCGTGGACCGCGGTCGACGCGGCCGAGTCGGAGCCGTCCCGGGCCATGGCGGTCAACGGCGACGGGCCGCGTCATCTGGCGCAGGCATGCCGCGCCCTGGGCGCCGTACTTCTCCAGTTGTCGACCGACTACGTGTTCGCCGGATCAGCCGGGCGGCCGTACCGGGAAGACGACCCCACCGGTCCGCGCACGGTGTACGGCCGCACCAAACGGGCCGGGGAGCGGGCGGTGCTGGACATCCTTCCGGAGGCCGGTTACGTGGTCCGCACGGCGTGGTTGTACGGGGCGAGCGGGCCCAACTTCGTGGCCACGATGATCCGGCTCGAGGCCGGGCAGGAGGCCGTGCCGGTCGTGGACGACCAGCACGGCCAGCCGACCTGGACCGCGGACCTCGCCGACCGGCTGGCGGCACTGGGCTCGGCAGCGCTGGCAGGAACGGCACCGGCCGGGATCTACCACGCGACCAACACGGGCGGCGCCACGTGGTACACGCTGGCCCGGGAGACGTTCCGACTGCTGGGCGCCGACCCCGACCGGGTCCGGCCCACCACCAGCCTGGCGCTGGCCCGGCCGGCCACCCGGCCCGGGTACAGCGTGCTGGACCAGCCCCGCTGGCGGGAGGCGGGGCTCGCGCCGCTGCGGAACTGGCACACGGCCCTGGCGGAGGCGTTCCCCGCACTCTGTGAGGCCGTCGGGCGTCCGGTGCCTCGGCTGCTGTGA
- the rfbC gene encoding dTDP-4-dehydrorhamnose 3,5-epimerase, translating into MRPLSVQGAWLSETRAFADGRGEFQELYSARPLSAVLGYEPGVAQVNRSVSRQGVLRGVHFAQVPPGQAKYVTCLSGAVLDVVVDIRTGSPTYRSWEAVRLDDPHRSLYVEAGLGHAFMALTDDATVVYLTSQGYASGREHGVHPLDPDLAIAWPEPIEPVLSEKDQQAPGIAEMERRGLLPSYDECAAFHRSLRKRNVV; encoded by the coding sequence ATGCGTCCGCTCAGTGTGCAGGGCGCCTGGCTGTCGGAGACCCGTGCGTTCGCCGACGGCCGGGGCGAGTTCCAGGAGCTGTACAGCGCCCGGCCGCTGAGTGCTGTGCTCGGCTACGAACCCGGGGTCGCTCAGGTCAACCGGTCCGTCTCGCGGCAAGGGGTGCTGCGCGGGGTGCACTTCGCACAGGTCCCGCCCGGCCAGGCCAAGTACGTCACCTGTCTCAGCGGCGCCGTGCTGGACGTGGTGGTGGACATCCGGACCGGCTCGCCCACGTACCGCTCCTGGGAGGCCGTCCGACTCGACGACCCGCACCGCAGCCTGTACGTCGAGGCAGGGCTCGGCCACGCCTTCATGGCCCTCACCGACGACGCAACCGTCGTCTACCTCACCTCGCAGGGCTACGCCTCGGGGCGGGAGCACGGGGTCCACCCCCTCGACCCCGACCTCGCCATCGCGTGGCCCGAGCCCATCGAGCCGGTGCTCTCCGAGAAGGACCAACAGGCCCCGGGCATCGCGGAGATGGAGCGGCGTGGCCTGCTGCCGTCCTACGACGAATGCGCCGCCTTCCACCGCTCCCTGCGCAAGCGGAACGTGGTCTGA
- a CDS encoding phosphotransferase, which yields MLLENTFVERRSLLRLVEENFQDFFPSGRELPELEFFPLGEDSWSYRCGPLWISIRRDLDGHFPGAYEVPLMLRESGKEFVLAPLAGNDGRVVHRIADFPVVTFPYVERATASSAPPTPGQLDLLIRQLHEVHTFEPPASRTVELPTEDFRFLFDNDLDKALQAALNGAAAQCGPYGGRLADLVARRWGRLTALREEAARVADRCTARWHGERPALTHGDPSLTNVLFGQGVDIIDWGGAMWAPPERDWAALTRVFGIAPQGRPVFLRFYELRWTLAEIAEYATRFTGPHAGDADDDAMWGRLAHYLPQT from the coding sequence ATGCTCTTGGAGAACACGTTCGTGGAACGCCGGAGCCTTCTCCGGCTTGTCGAGGAAAACTTCCAGGATTTCTTCCCGAGCGGCCGAGAATTGCCTGAGCTGGAGTTCTTCCCACTCGGCGAGGACAGCTGGTCATACCGCTGCGGACCGCTGTGGATCAGCATCCGCCGCGATTTGGACGGCCATTTCCCCGGGGCTTACGAAGTGCCGCTGATGCTGCGCGAGAGCGGGAAGGAGTTCGTCCTGGCCCCGCTCGCCGGGAACGACGGACGGGTGGTCCACCGGATCGCGGACTTCCCCGTCGTGACGTTCCCCTACGTCGAGCGTGCCACTGCCTCCTCCGCACCCCCCACCCCCGGCCAGCTCGACCTGCTGATACGCCAGTTGCATGAGGTGCACACTTTTGAACCGCCCGCCTCCCGGACTGTCGAGCTGCCCACAGAGGACTTCCGGTTCCTCTTCGACAACGACCTCGACAAGGCGCTGCAGGCCGCGCTGAACGGCGCCGCCGCCCAGTGCGGACCCTACGGCGGCCGGCTGGCCGACCTGGTGGCCCGGCGGTGGGGCCGCCTCACCGCGCTGCGCGAGGAGGCCGCCCGGGTGGCCGACCGGTGCACCGCGCGGTGGCACGGCGAACGCCCCGCGCTGACCCATGGCGACCCCAGCTTGACCAACGTCCTGTTCGGACAGGGCGTGGACATCATCGACTGGGGCGGGGCAATGTGGGCCCCGCCGGAGCGCGACTGGGCCGCCCTGACCCGGGTGTTCGGCATCGCCCCCCAGGGCCGCCCGGTGTTCCTGCGGTTCTATGAACTCCGCTGGACGCTCGCCGAGATCGCCGAGTACGCCACCCGGTTCACCGGCCCCCACGCCGGAGATGCCGACGACGACGCCATGTGGGGCCGACTGGCGCACTACCTCCCGCAGACCTGA
- a CDS encoding inositol monophosphatase family protein gives MMADDSDVRLAHRLAEMAGELALGFFGRQPTARRKSDGSPVSEADLAVERALLAVLAAERPGDAVLSEESGALGTASGRRWILDPIDGTIPFLAGEHGWGTHVALEVDGELRAAVLSRPTEGAKWWAVRDGGAFASTGGAALSAARALRIPEAGVPLRTARVGGFLMPDSPVEPVRGRMSWIESSVCLVADLLEGRADAVVDEGGHVWDRAPGALLVREAGGRVDDLRGGSRLDGRWLVYAAEGVADELTGLLHDAGA, from the coding sequence CTGATGGCTGATGACAGCGATGTGCGCCTCGCGCACCGACTGGCGGAAATGGCTGGCGAATTGGCTCTGGGATTCTTTGGACGGCAGCCGACCGCGCGGCGCAAGAGCGACGGAAGCCCGGTCAGCGAGGCCGATCTCGCCGTGGAGAGAGCCTTGTTGGCGGTACTGGCGGCGGAACGGCCCGGGGACGCGGTGCTGAGCGAGGAGAGCGGCGCGCTCGGGACCGCGTCCGGGCGCCGTTGGATCCTGGATCCCATCGACGGCACGATCCCCTTCCTGGCCGGAGAGCACGGATGGGGTACCCATGTGGCCCTGGAGGTCGATGGGGAGCTGCGGGCCGCCGTGCTGAGCCGACCCACCGAAGGTGCCAAGTGGTGGGCGGTTCGGGATGGGGGCGCGTTCGCGTCCACCGGTGGCGCTGCGCTGTCGGCGGCACGTGCACTGCGCATACCGGAGGCGGGCGTACCACTTCGGACGGCCCGGGTGGGTGGCTTCCTGATGCCGGACTCCCCCGTCGAGCCGGTGCGCGGCCGGATGAGCTGGATCGAGTCCTCGGTGTGCCTGGTTGCCGATCTGCTGGAGGGCCGTGCCGACGCGGTGGTCGACGAGGGCGGCCACGTCTGGGATCGGGCGCCGGGCGCCCTGCTGGTGCGGGAGGCCGGTGGTCGGGTTGACGACCTGCGCGGGGGCAGCCGGCTGGACGGGCGCTGGCTGGTGTACGCGGCGGAAGGGGTCGCGGACGAACTGACCGGGCTGCTGCATGACGCGGGTGCGTAA
- a CDS encoding DegT/DnrJ/EryC1/StrS family aminotransferase, with protein sequence MPGPGYRFFGDEERANVMAVLDRWYARREAFDDPGEGEWVRRFERAAAERFGTAHCLGVNSGTSALVAALVGLGIGPGDEVIVPGYMFVASIAAVLHCGADVVLAEVDESLTLDPADVRARITPRTRAIMPVHMLGAPADMTALRDLADKHGLQLLEDCAQSAGGSYRGRPLGTLGSAGAFSLNHYKVITSLQGGFVLSDAPLVFQRAYSFHDQGWFPYRQDRGEGDLLLGMNLGLGELNAAVALAQLNKLDLILGRIRDVKRRLVEAVGELPGVRGRTLHDPAGECGTVAVYVFEDAAHAQDVADRLGTRTLLDSPTHYYAGLPALTAFGRGDRSTVPFRAPGGRPAHPFEPGALPRTDSILARSLALATGLSDGYLGPGTGVHADSSNAEIDHAADTFRRAVKGEALP encoded by the coding sequence GTGCCGGGACCGGGATACCGCTTCTTCGGCGACGAGGAGCGAGCCAATGTCATGGCTGTGCTCGACCGCTGGTACGCCCGCCGCGAGGCGTTCGACGACCCCGGTGAGGGGGAGTGGGTCCGCCGCTTCGAACGAGCGGCGGCCGAACGCTTCGGCACCGCCCACTGCCTCGGCGTTAACAGCGGCACCTCCGCGCTCGTCGCGGCCCTCGTGGGACTCGGCATCGGACCGGGGGACGAGGTCATCGTGCCCGGCTACATGTTCGTCGCCTCGATCGCGGCAGTACTGCACTGCGGTGCCGATGTGGTGCTCGCCGAGGTCGACGAGTCCCTCACCCTGGACCCGGCCGACGTACGGGCCAGGATCACCCCCCGCACTCGGGCGATCATGCCCGTGCACATGCTGGGCGCACCCGCCGACATGACCGCGCTGCGCGACCTCGCCGACAAGCACGGACTGCAACTGCTGGAAGACTGCGCGCAAAGCGCCGGCGGCAGCTACCGGGGTCGGCCGCTCGGCACCCTGGGCAGCGCCGGTGCATTCTCCCTCAACCACTACAAGGTGATCACCTCGCTGCAGGGCGGGTTCGTGCTCAGCGACGCCCCGCTGGTCTTCCAGCGGGCCTACTCCTTCCACGACCAGGGCTGGTTCCCCTACCGCCAGGACCGCGGCGAGGGCGACCTGCTGCTCGGTATGAACCTGGGCCTCGGCGAACTGAACGCCGCCGTGGCGCTCGCGCAGCTCAACAAGCTCGACCTGATCCTCGGCCGCATCCGCGATGTCAAACGCCGACTGGTCGAGGCGGTCGGTGAACTGCCCGGGGTGCGCGGCAGGACCCTGCACGACCCTGCGGGGGAGTGCGGCACCGTCGCCGTGTACGTCTTCGAGGACGCCGCGCACGCCCAGGACGTCGCCGACCGGCTCGGAACCCGAACACTCCTCGACTCGCCGACGCACTACTACGCCGGGCTGCCGGCGCTCACCGCATTCGGCCGCGGCGACCGCTCCACCGTGCCGTTCCGCGCCCCGGGCGGGCGCCCCGCGCATCCCTTCGAACCTGGCGCGCTGCCCCGCACGGACAGCATCCTCGCCCGCTCCCTCGCCCTCGCCACCGGCCTCTCCGACGGCTACCTCGGCCCCGGAACCGGCGTCCACGCCGACTCCTCGAACGCCGAGATTGACCACGCCGCCGACACCTTCCGCCGTGCGGTCAAGGGCGAGGCGCTGCCCTGA